A region of Notolabrus celidotus isolate fNotCel1 chromosome 4, fNotCel1.pri, whole genome shotgun sequence DNA encodes the following proteins:
- the six3a gene encoding homeobox protein SIX3a — translation MVFRSPLELYPSHFFLPNFADRPLLLANSAPTTRSPEDLSMFQLPTLNFSPEQVASVCETLEETGDIERLGRFLWSLPVAPGACEAINKHESILRARAVVAFHTGNFRDLYHILENHKFTKDSHGKLQAMWLEAHYQEAEKLRGRPLGPVDKYRVRKKFPLPRTIWDGEQKTHCFKERTRSLLREWYLQDPYPNPSKKRELAQATGLTPTQVGNWFKNRRQRDRAAAAKNRLQHQAIGPSGMRSLSEAGLTPHSSAESPSTAASPTTSVSSMTERVDTGTSILSVTSSDSECDV, via the exons ATGGTTTTCAGATCGCCTTTAGAGCTTTATCCCTCCCATTTCTTCCTGCCAAACTTCGCTGATCGCCCTCTGCTCCTGGCGAACAGCGCTCCCACCACCAGGTCTCCAGAAGACTTGTCCATGTTTCAGCTACCGACACTCAACTTCTCCCCGGAGCAGGTGGCGAGCGTCTgcgagacgctggaggagaccgGGGACATCGAACGGTTGGGCCGCTTCCTCTGGTCCCTGCCGGTGGCTCCGGGAGCGTGCGAGGCGATCAACAAGCACGAGTCCATCTTGCGCGCCCGGGCCGTTGTGGCGTTCCACACGGGGAATTTCAGAGACCTGTACCACATCCTGGAGAACCACAAGTTCACCAAGGACTCTCACGGCAAACTACAGGCCATGTGGCTGGAAGCGCACTACCAGGAGGCCGAGAAGCTCCGTGGTCGTCCTCTCGGACCGGTCGATAAGTACCGGGTGCGGAAGAAGTTTCCGCTGCCTCGGACCATCTGGGACGGCGAGCAGAAGACGCACTGTTTCAAAGAGCGGACACGGAGCCTGCTGAGGGAGTGGTACCTTCAGGACCCGTATCCAAACCCAAGCAAGAAAAGGGAACTGGCTCAAGCCACTGGACTCACTCCTACACAGGTCGGAAACTGGTTTAAAAACCGGAGGCAAAGAGACAGAGCCGCGGCAGCCAAAAACAG gCTCCAGCACCAAGCAATAGGACCGAGCGGTATGAGGTCGCTCTCAGAGGCCGGTCTCACCCCTCACAGCTCGGCGGAGTCGCCTTCGACCGCGGCCAGTCCCACCACCAGCGTTTCCAGTATGACAGAGCGAGTCGATACCGGGACGTCCATCCTGTCCGTCACATCAAGTGACTCGGAGTGCGATGTATGA